A genomic window from Cloacibacillus evryensis DSM 19522 includes:
- a CDS encoding FAD-dependent oxidoreductase: MSKIKIVVVGGGWGGCAAAIAAVKAGAEAVLLERTDMLLGTGLVGGIYRNNGRQTAAEEMTTLGGGDLFHVMDECAGHKNIEFPGHAHASLYNVYEIEPAVRKCLAGLGVKVVANASVVKIDKKEGKVLSVVTRDGAVYEADAFVDATGTSAVPGNCVKYGNGCAMCILRCHSFAPRVSICTLAGIEEWNGRKKDGSLGAMSGSCKLFKESLSENIVRKLNDTGVCVVPIPAAANMSEKLGMKACQQYATKDFAENIILLDTGPAKLMTPYFPLEKLRLVPGFEKARYEDPIAGGRGNSMRYFQFANCAHSLQARGEVDNIFCAGEKGGAMVGHTEAVVTGTLAGNNAVRLAAGKELVELPNGLAVGDFINHVTDEMKRDECRGTKYTFSGSVYFERMKELGLYVCDPSETAKKVEAAGLSGLFARKIC; encoded by the coding sequence ATGAGTAAAATAAAGATCGTGGTAGTCGGCGGCGGCTGGGGAGGCTGCGCGGCGGCGATAGCGGCTGTCAAAGCGGGAGCCGAGGCCGTGCTTCTTGAACGTACCGATATGCTGCTCGGTACCGGGCTCGTGGGCGGGATCTACCGCAACAACGGACGTCAGACGGCTGCCGAGGAGATGACCACGCTCGGCGGCGGGGATCTCTTCCATGTCATGGATGAATGCGCGGGCCACAAGAACATCGAATTTCCCGGCCACGCCCACGCGAGTCTTTACAATGTATATGAGATAGAGCCCGCGGTCAGGAAATGCCTCGCCGGATTAGGCGTCAAGGTAGTCGCCAACGCCTCCGTGGTCAAGATAGATAAAAAAGAGGGCAAGGTACTTTCCGTCGTCACACGCGACGGCGCGGTCTATGAGGCGGACGCCTTCGTCGACGCGACGGGAACCTCCGCCGTGCCCGGCAACTGCGTGAAATACGGCAACGGCTGCGCCATGTGCATCCTGCGCTGCCACAGCTTCGCGCCTCGCGTCTCTATCTGCACGCTCGCAGGGATCGAGGAGTGGAACGGGCGCAAGAAGGACGGGTCGCTCGGGGCGATGAGCGGTTCCTGCAAGCTCTTCAAGGAATCACTCTCCGAAAATATCGTCAGAAAACTCAACGATACCGGCGTCTGCGTCGTGCCGATCCCGGCCGCCGCCAACATGAGCGAGAAGCTCGGGATGAAGGCCTGCCAGCAGTACGCGACGAAGGACTTCGCGGAAAACATCATCCTGCTCGACACCGGCCCCGCCAAGTTGATGACCCCATACTTCCCGCTGGAAAAGCTGCGCCTGGTCCCCGGCTTCGAGAAGGCCCGCTATGAGGACCCGATCGCCGGAGGCAGGGGGAACTCTATGCGCTACTTCCAGTTTGCCAACTGCGCACACAGCCTCCAGGCCCGGGGCGAGGTCGATAATATCTTCTGCGCCGGCGAAAAGGGCGGCGCGATGGTGGGGCACACCGAAGCGGTCGTCACCGGCACGCTGGCGGGAAACAACGCCGTGCGGCTCGCCGCCGGCAAAGAGCTGGTCGAGCTGCCTAACGGCCTTGCCGTCGGAGATTTCATCAACCACGTCACGGACGAGATGAAGAGGGACGAATGCCGCGGCACCAAGTATACCTTCTCCGGTTCCGTCTACTTCGAGCGCATGAAGGAGCTGGGCCTTTATGTCTGCGATCCCTCTGAGACGGCCAAAAAGGTGGAAGCCGCCGGACTCAGCGGCCTCTTCGCAAGGAAGATCTGCTGA